The genomic stretch ATATGCTCCAGACCACCCGTGGACCATTGCTTAGCTCTTGTTGTTAGCCAATCTGTTCTCCCGGACATTGTTTGGGTTATACTTGTAAATTATCTATATAGTTTGTTATTGGACTTGCTACGCAGTTGAATGTACTAGTTTCTAATGCTGCGATAGTCAATGAACCTGCATTTGTTTTGTGGTTGCAGTGGCTTAAAGTTTTACTGTTATATTTGAATCAAGAGCATCTAATGTTGTGGATGATTCTTTTTTCCTGCATACATAGCCAATTAACTGATTTTCTTTATGCAGATCAACATATGCTAAAACTATACGTGACTCAAAGCATGCCCGAGAGAGGGAGTTCTTAAAAGCGGTATGCAAAATCTGAACTTCGCTGCAGTGTATAGATTTGTAGATTTTTCATTGCATGTGTAGCAACCAATGCTTTTCCAATGATGCACTACTCTATTTTCTAGGTTTTACATTGTATGTGCTTAAGATTATTTGGGCACAATACAGTCCACCAAGTGTGTCTATGTTTGTTTTTATTCCCTGACGTTTTGGTCCAAGAAGATGCATTCTGACTGTATTAAGCCAAAATCTTGTGAAGTGTACACGGTTGATTTTGCTTCTAAGGCATAACTGAGTATATGTTTCCCTCTAGGTACATAAATGTGTTTCTGGTGGAGGTAAAGTTCTAATTCCAACGTTTGCTCTGGGAAGAGCTCAGGTATTCTTCGTCTCTCTTAACTCTACTTTATGGGACCAAGTGATGATTAAGTGTGATAACTATATGACTTAAATAGTTAAATGAGCAAGTTTCACTGTGAAGTACCATCCCGAAGGCACAGTGTTCAAAGGTTTCATAGTTTGAGTATCCATTTATGAGGTATGACGCCTGTATTTCAGGAACTATGCATGTTACTGGATGACTATTGGGAGAGGATGGACTTGAAAGTTCCTATTTATTTTTCAGCTGGTATGTGTGGTTTCTTGAAAGTTGAAACAGTCTTTTAATTTTCTGCTGCATGTGAAGTTTTACTTGTTGATTTGTGCTATAGGTTTAACCATTCAAGCTAACGTGTACTACAAAATGTTGATCGGATGGACTAGCCAAAAGATCAAGGACAGCCATGCAGTGCATAACCCCTTTGACTTCAAGCATGGTATGGTTCAGTTCTACAAAAGCTAATTGTCTGATCCTACTTTGAGTGAAGATGAAGTGCATATGATTGAGTTCAAAATCCGAATATCAGTAGAATTTTAACTAAGTAACTAACCCTCCAATTTATCCTTttattttttgctatattttgtaATTCCATGACACCAATTGGTTTTTTATATTTCTTTAATGAAACATTTGTTTATTTAATCATAATATTGATAATAATTGTTGCTATTTCACTTTTTATGTGGTAACCACAATTGAGATATGAGGTGTTCTGTCTTTTATTCGCAAATATTGAAATAACAGAGAGTATTTTTTACATTTCAGTTTGCCACTTTGAGCGTTCCTTCATTAACAACCCTGGTCCCTGTGTACTTTTTGCAACACCTGGTATGATTAGTGGGGGATTTTCTCTTGAGGCGTTTAAGAAATGGGCACCATCAGAGAAGAATCTGATTACACTTCCCGGGTATACTCCTTACCTTTCTTGTTTATTCCATTTTTTAATCTTTTAGTTAAATATCATATTCATATAGGCAAGCTTTATGAAACCTATTATTCTACAGTTATTCTGATGCTGCCTTTCTATTTTTCCCGACAGATATTGTGTTTCTGGAACCATTGGTCATAAGTTAATGTGTGGGAAACCTACAAGGATTGATTACAAGGACATTCATATTGATGTCAGATGTCAGGTTGATTTTCACCTCATTTCATATTTTGCTAAAAAATGTACAAAGTTAAATACTAATGACAAAAACATGGTCAACCAGAAGGAAGCCATGTAAAACACTAGTGCTTATCTTTACCATATGCTTATACATTGTTGAAGTCTGGCTTTTAAATTCGATCCATATCAAGCTCTACTTATTGTTCTGCACGATTAAATTTTACTCACTAAAGGTTGCTTGCTCAAGGCCCTTAGTTGTCTAGTGCGGTTGGCTGGTTTTGGtcgtttttgtttctttttatgAGTTTTTGTGAGTAGTATGTGTTGAGGAGGGGCTTTCGTAGTCTCCTCCCTGTTTTTGTACATTTTGTACTTTATCTTAATGAAATGGCACGGAGTGCTCCTGTGTTGtttgataaaaaaaagaaaaaaaaaatctactcaGTACCATTCATGAAGCATATGAGTGTTAGCACTCAACACAATAGGTCCACAGGAAACATGTAAGTCTAGGAATTGGAGCTTTCtctgagattaatcatgatgttTGAAGTTTCTGATAGAATGCTGCTGTCAGTGTCTAATATCTTACATTTCAGTTTTGTCTCTTTTGGCACCTAAGATTTACTCGAACCCTTGCATTTTTTTAATTTCTGATGTTTTTGCCCCCTACACTGAGTTTTTTGCcccctttattttttttaccagaTTCATCAGCTAGCATTCAGTCCTCATACAGACTCCAAAGGGATTAtggatctgacagaattcctgtCACCCAAACATGTAATTCTCGTTCATGGTGAAAAGCCTCAGATGGCTTTTCTGAAGGAGAGGATCGAATCTGAATTGGGGATGCCTTGCTATTACCCAGGGAATAATGAATCCGTCTCCATTCCGACAACCCAGAACCTTAAAATGAGTGCCACAGAAAGGTTCATTACAAGCTGTGCTGTGGAGCAAGGTAAACGTAGCCTGCACAAGCGGAACCTGATTTGTGGTACAGGTTTGTCAGAAGTGATTGGCAGCGATGAGGAGGCGGCGGAGGGCATTCTTCTGATGGAGAAACACAAGTCTCCGAAAATTCTTTGTGAGGATGAGCTCCTTGAAGTGCTGGGCATGGAGCAGCATCTTGTCCAGTTTGAACCAATGGTCTCCAGAATTGTAGCTGATGTTGAATCGGAGTTGCAGCGGGCTAAGGCAGCGGATTTAGATAGCGATGGGAAATGAATGCAACAGTATAAGTGTACATTGCCATAATTTGGCCCATTATTATTTCACCTTTCTTTCCCGACAATGCGGGGAATGCCATACACCActttagagcaagtttaataatacagtccACTTGTTGGCTGTAAGGTTCCTTACAGCCTTCTTGcagcccacccatacaatagttagctattcactattaagagcaagtattatagtgggctgtaagctggctaaatgctgaggtgaaggagagaagagaggagagagaggagaagcgggctgtaagcttacagccagcttaggcacaggaaccaaggaactttgtgagagagacaagtgggtcatgtattaatagtgaatagctaactattgtatgggtgggctcggaaaccttacagccagcaagtgggctgtattattaaacttgctctaataCATGGTCCatttatctctctcacaaagttttttggtttttgtgtctaagctggctgtaagcttacaacctgcttctcctctctcttcttccttctctcctccacatcagcatttagccagcttacagcccaccataatacttgctcttaccTTACCTACAAGCCTTTTTAGGGTCCTTGAGAATTACCACCTATTAGGGCACCTGCAGCTGTAAGAGCTAGTTAGTTCCTGGCTGTAAGATAATCTCGGTGTTACTTTTAGCAATGACTCCTAGTATGATCGACTTATATGACAACCTCACATGATATTGAAATATATATGATCTTGAAATATGTTGTTGGAGCTGCTCTTAAGTAGACTGGAGAGCTAGGTACCAAATTTTGGGACCTTCAGTAGGTACGGTTTCCTTGTGCCTTTTAATACATACCAAGTTGTATTATATTATCCATTAAAATTCCATGATTAGACTAGAATAAATTCTACCGACGGTTGAACTTGTTTCGAGTTATCATTCGTGGTTcaggtatttatttatttacaaattgtaCACACAACTCTAAACTTATCCCGAGTGTATTTACAAATTGTACATACAACTCTCTAAACTTATCGCACACTTTGGCTCTCTAAGCCTGCACACTCAACTCTGTAAAACTGCTTTAAGTTCTCATATCTGTTCCAGTACTTGTATCATATAGCCCAAACCCTCCTTCGTACTGCACTGTCCTCAGTCCTCACCATGTGCCATGGTCGTGTCGTCGTCCCACACCTGCCTACACTGTTTTGCTGGTGTGCCCATACAACCATATATCATTAACACGATATGACTCCACATGAGACTAAAAGCCCTTGCTCCACAAGTATCCTCGTTAACATGGTATGACTCCACAAGAGACTAAGCCCTTGGTGACTCGGATCAGTCAGTGAGGTAGGCCCACTAGTTGTGCCCGCACGCCTCCGGTGGAAACGACCATGATAGGTTGAGGATACCGAGCATCTCCAAACGTTTGTTATTTTTTACTTGACAAATTTTATGATTTGTCAACTCTCAAAATAATAAGGAAACTAAAAAAAATAGTACCTCTTCAAGAGTTTGCTATTTTGGACTTggcaaaatgaaaaaaaaaatcccacaAGATGATTTTTTTCCTCTGGGCCGCGTGCTTCCCCTCCTCCCCTTCGCGAgaacgccgccgccgcatcGTAGCTTCATCGATCGGTTCCCTGGCGTCAGACCTAGCGTGGACCCTAGAAGAACAATGACTACCCACAGCGTCGGTCTTGCCCTAGCAGACGCCGACTATCCTAGCTGGACATGAAGATTGACGGTGGGAAAAAGAGGGAACCACGTACCTGAACGTTGGATGGCCTGACTTTGCGTTGAGGAGCGAAGAATGGCGGCGGTGCAACCTTTTCTTCACACGGATGAAGGAGAGGCATGGCCTTTTCTTTGCGCGCGTGGAGAAAGGAAACGTCGAGCCAGAAATCGAGATGGCAACTTGATATGTCAAGTTGCTATTTTTGAGCGCTAGAAGTCATGATATGTCAAGTTGCTATTTTGCCAAGTTGATTTGCCCAACTGCTGgaggcatttttttattttaccaaAATTCTATGGATACTAAGTTGTTTTGCCAAACGCTTAGAGATGCTAGATTGACCTCCCTCGGCACAGTTATCTAATGCCTTATTGAAAAGTCGGGTTGGTCAGGGGGTTGGATGTTCGCTCCACTCCACAAGACGAAGGGCCCATTGTTAACCTTCTTACAAGTGAGGATGTGAATAGGGTTTACCATGACTTGCCATGTAGCCACCATTTGCAGAATAAGTGGTGACACCAACAATCGTGGACGATTGTAGTGTCACTACTCCACCAACTTAGGTATGGGCATTCTGTCATTACTATACCAATCCAGGCGTGGGTGGACTATCACTACTCCAATCCCGAATAGAGTGGTTAAGTTGttacttttcttaggatgtatttggttggttgcatttgtatgGATAGGATTGGACCATCCACGGTTCACCGGCGTTTGGTTAGATGGATCATTTGGATCAGCAAATCCATGGATAGGAAATATATTCCTCCAGATGTTGGATTTGCTAGTTCGTAAAAATCTCACGAACTAGCTCATCCATGTCTTCTAATCTTTGTCATTAGTAAAAAAAAATAAGGATTATTAGTATGTTATATTATTACTTAGTAATTATGATGATAGGATTAGTTTTGATAAGTGCTAATATTAGTGCATGTTTCATGTGCTAATTGGATAATTAGTGGTGTTAATCAAcatatttatttcaaaatagtgATTATCATGGCAAAATTAGTATTAGTGCATATTTATTAGTATTTAATtagtagttattatttttaaatAATATATAGAATTAGTCAACTATTCTAATTTTATCCACTTTTGAAAGTGTATCTAGCcctttgtgggttttggtgaattgaatgacaacatgattaaaggtctaataagtttgctaagtgttgaACAGGATATTGAGTCTATTGCACATACTTGTGGGTTGTGTATTAACAAGTATGTTCAAGGCTCAACAAGCAggcaaacttgatgatatgccaCATAGTGTTGAAATGAAGACCAAGTTGTGTATTGTTGTATTAGAGGATTATGGAAACAATCTAGGTCAAGCAAAAGATAGCAATGCAAATAAAATCTATGGAATGGCTTATATGTTGTGGATATCATAACATCATGAGAAAGCAAGCGTATTTGACAAATGGCAAAAGAGACATGAGTTGATGTTCTTGGATTGGTCTTTACAATGgcttgcttttcatgaacaagaaGAGCTTGATAGTGAACTAGGTTTGATCAAGCTAGAACTATGAAGATAAAGATTGAAGTGAGTATTGAGTGTCAAGCCAAAGTAGAGAGGATATAAGGAACCGTGAATTGGCTTGACCATATTGATGCTAATCTATATATGTCTCTATGCGAGTCAAACTGAAGCTTGATTGATCTAAATATttatatctagaagatattcaagcaaggatcatgatattgaagaaatggttattcaatggatgcttaatgtgatatgacttgagtatggcttggtaaggtgaagatagcaaggaaagggcttcgagggactaagcggaggtgaagggataagcgacggcttaaggaccgaggtaccatggctaaggtgaagaagagagtacttgcattgagtcgaggaactaatcaagctatgaggagtcatattgtgttgagaaTCAAATCATTAGTAAAAGTGACTTGAAGCCATGAAGGTGAACTCATATGTGTTGAAATGggtcaagtcacatgctcaaggtgTCTTTGCTCAAGAAAAGGAGACAAAGTTGATTGCAACCCTTTATGGAGTAATATTGAGAATAAAtggcatatgaagacattgaagactcaagtgatcaaattagttatattcttttgttcttgagtataggtatgccgtactatcaagggggatgcaatacgaatgatagacaagtctcaagtgctcaaactaaccgaacccaagtgctaacatgagagaaaacacttagcactgcacctgcacaagttgATCTTAGAGCTTGTTCTCTGCAGGGTTGGATAGCCCTTGAAACAAGCTTTCCGAAAGTCCAAGATCACTGCAAACGGAGTtcggagtaaaaagttatggcttttTCCGTAAGGTGACCTGTGCTGTTTttacaagggcggcagtgccacACTTGATggacggcagtgccgcccttgtacagtcacaacggctagttttcgAATCCTAACAGCTAGTTTGAGTGGGATGAGTATATATACCCATCCCACTGCTTTTGGTCGTGCTGCTGATGCTCTAGACCTTCCTAACCTTTGCAAAGCCTCTccccaaccctc from Sorghum bicolor cultivar BTx623 chromosome 3, Sorghum_bicolor_NCBIv3, whole genome shotgun sequence encodes the following:
- the LOC8054389 gene encoding cleavage and polyadenylation specificity factor subunit 3-II, which produces MAIECLVLGAGQEVGKSCVVVTIGGKRVMFDCGMHMGYHDHRHYPDFARALAAWGAPDFTTAISCVVITHFHLDHIGALPYFTEICGYHGPIYMTYPTKALAPFMLEDYRKVTMDQRGEEEQYSYEDILRCMKKVIPMDLKQTIQVDKDLVIRAYYAGHVIGAAMIYAKVGDAAMVYTGDYNMTPDRHLGAAQIDHLKLDLLITESTYAKTIRDSKHAREREFLKAVHKCVSGGGKVLIPTFALGRAQELCMLLDDYWERMDLKVPIYFSAGLTIQANVYYKMLIGWTSQKIKDSHAVHNPFDFKHVCHFERSFINNPGPCVLFATPGMISGGFSLEAFKKWAPSEKNLITLPGYCVSGTIGHKLMCGKPTRIDYKDIHIDVRCQIHQLAFSPHTDSKGIMDLTEFLSPKHVILVHGEKPQMAFLKERIESELGMPCYYPGNNESVSIPTTQNLKMSATERFITSCAVEQGKRSLHKRNLICGTGLSEVIGSDEEAAEGILLMEKHKSPKILCEDELLEVLGMEQHLVQFEPMVSRIVADVESELQRAKAADLDSDGK